From the Paenibacillus sp. MMS20-IR301 genome, the window GGTGAAGCCGCATTATTTAAACTATAAGTGCACCTATGCGCCTCTGCTTGAAAAATCATAGATTACTAGGTTTGCAGTCTCTCATTCCTGGACATACTGGGAGCATAAGAGTTTCAGAGGGAGAGGGGCTGCGGAAGATGGAGACAGGATTTTCGGGTAAAGGTGATTCCTTACGGACTACATTTAAGTATACTGCCATATTAATTTGTTTTTTTATGATTGTAATGATGGCCTGGGAAGGGCAAAAAAGCGATGCCGCTGTAGCAGAGGTATCTATACCGCAGGAATCGATCCGGCTGCGTATCCTGGCGAATTCGGACGGTGCAGGCGACCAACTGGTGAAGCGCCAGATCCGCGACAGTGTAGTGGAGCAGATTAACCGTTGGGTGGCCGGACTGGAGGACCCCCAGAGTCTGGACCAGGCGCGTACGCTAATCCGCGGTCATTTGCCGGAGCTGAACGCGCTTGTATCCGCAGAGCTGAAGCAGCGGGGAATTGATTACAGCTATAATGTGGAACTGGGGACAGTACCTTTTCCGACTAAAATGTACGGCGGCCGCGTATATCCTGCCGGGGAGTATGAAGCCTTGCGTATTACGCTTGGTGCCGGTAAGGGACAGAACTGGTGGTGTGTGCTGTTTCCGCCGCTGTGC encodes:
- the spoIIR gene encoding stage II sporulation protein R, with amino-acid sequence MIVMMAWEGQKSDAAVAEVSIPQESIRLRILANSDGAGDQLVKRQIRDSVVEQINRWVAGLEDPQSLDQARTLIRGHLPELNALVSAELKQRGIDYSYNVELGTVPFPTKMYGGRVYPAGEYEALRITLGAGKGQNWWCVLFPPLCFIDAGPGDAAAAPAEKKEASAASAKAGGNGAKVAPVKGGAASSAAALSASAGTNGNAGTDAGGETPKVKFFVWELLQKLWSWICGLFA